In Desulfosudis oleivorans Hxd3, the DNA window CGTGATCACCCAGGGCGACCTGATCCGCAAAGGCGGCCTGCCCCTGCGGCTGGGCCTGCTGGCCGAATCAGACCAGGACCGCATGAAATCGGTGTTGAGCCAGATGGCCGGCAGGCAGGCCGAACAGGTGATGACCGGCCCGGCAGTGACCATCGCCGAAGACCGGCCCCTGGCCGAGGCCGTGGATCTCATGATCAGCCGGAATTTCAAACGCCTGCCCGTCACCGACAAAGAGGGCCGCCTTTGCGGCATGGTTTCCCGGCTGGACATCTTTCGCACGGTCATGCGCGAGGCCCCGGACTGGAACGCCTTCCGCTCCCAGAAAGTCGATGTGACCCATCTCAAGCAGGTGGCCGACATTGCCCGGCGCGACACCCACACCGTTTCGCCGGACACACCTGTTGCCGACGTGCTCCGCCTCATCGGAGACAACGACATTCAGCGGGTGGCCGTGGTGGACGCCGAAAACAACCTCCTGGGCCTGATATCTGACAAAGACCTTTTGCGCTGTTTTGCGCAAAAACAGTCCGGCATCTGGGGCCTTCTCTCCCGCGTGGGCAGTGCCTTCAAACATGACGAGGCCGACACCTGCCTGGCCGGGGCCACCGCCGGGACGGTGATGAACACCGAGCTGATCACGGTCAAAGAGGAGATGCTGATCGAAGAGGCCATCGGCCTGATGGTGGAACGGGGCCTCAAGCGCCTGCCCGTGGTGGATGCCGAAGGCCGGTTTGCCGGCATGATCAGCCGCGACTCCCTGCTGCGCACCGGGTTCGGCGCCGGCATGTAGGCACAACGACACCCCCGTCATTGTGAAGCATTTTTTACGCCATTGCGAGGAGCGGCACCCTTCCCGTCATTGCGAGGAGCGTAGCCCATTCCGTCATTGCGAGGAGCGGCAGCCCCTTCCGTCATTGCGAGGAGCGGCAGCGACGAAGCAATCTCCTTCGCATTCGGACAAGATTGCTTCGCTGCGCTCGCAATGACGCACGTGCGGCAGAATTGCTTTTCTCTCCTCTGTTTTGCCCTCTCTGCAAAAAACTAACCTATTAGTTAGTTTTTTTCTAAAAATCTAATTTTTTACTTGACACATATACGATATCGTACTATCTAAAAATTGTACTGGGAGGAACCACACGCAAACACAAAGACAAAGCGACTTTTTAAAAAGTTCAAGTTCAAGGCGCGCAAATCGCGAGGAATGAGGCGTACTGCGCGTACGCCGCAGTGACGAGTGATGCGGCGCAACGCAGAAATTGGGCGTTTTACGAAGTCGCCAGAGGCTATTCATGATTCAGAAAACCACCGACCTCACCTTTATCGGCAGAAACATCCGCAAGCTGCGCCGCCAGCGCGGCTGGACCATCAGCCGCCTGGCCGGCGAAATCGGCATGGCGGAAATTCCCCTGGGCCGCATCGAACGCGGGGGAAACGCGCCCTCCGCCGCTGTTATCTTTCAACTCTCCAGGGCCCTGGGTGTGTCGGTGGACACCCTGTTTGCCGAAGACGAAAGCGACCTGCTGGCCGAACGGGTCAAAACCCCGGGCACCGGGTTTGTGCCGGCCCGGTCCGTGGAACACCTGCCGCCCAGCATCCTGACCCCCATTTACGAAGTCATCGACGCCATATGCAGCCTGGAAGATATATGCCGCGCCCATAAACGGGCCAAAATCCCCCTGAACATATCATTTGAGACCAACCAGCGGGGCCTTCAGGACCTTTCCGAGGCCGCCAGAAATCATATGGGTATCGGCCGGGGCGTGGTATTCGATTACATCGAGCTGTTCGAGGCCATGGGGTTTCGCGTGATATTCCTGCCCCTGCCCAAAGAGACCCCGTCCATGACCTTTTACGATATGGAAAACAGCAACGCCTTTTTCTTTATTCGTCACAAACAGAACCCGGAGCGCCAGATTTTTCACCTGGCCTACGGGCTGGGCCGCATCTTTTTTCTGCGGCAGGCCAGGCACACAGGCGCCAATCCCTTTCCATCCGATGACGACGCCCGGACCGAAGAGATGCCGCCCGCGGAAAAAGAAGGGAAAAAGACCCTGACCATGCACCGGGCCGGCCGCAAGTTTGCCGCCTTTTTCCTCATGCCCGAGCAGGCCATCCGGGCCACGGTCAACCAGCTGGGCATTCAGAACAAGCAGTGGTCCTGGGAACTGCTGCTGCGCATCAAGCACCGGTTCGGGGTGTCGGCCCAGGCCTTTCTTTTCCGGTTAAAAGAGCTGGACCTGATCACCGGCAAACTCCACGACCGGTTTTCCAAACAGATCGAAGACCATTACAAAAAAACAGGCTATGCCGAGCCCGACTCGTCCCGCCGCATCCTCACACCCAACGGCCGCGTGTGGGACCTGGTGCTGACCGCAAGGCAGCATGCAGAGGCCAAAGCCGAAGTGGCCCGCATAGAAGAAACCCTTAACCAGTGGAAGGTGGTAAAAGTTTAAACATCACACACAATTCGAATAAAAGCTGAAAGGGCAACCTTTTCAGCCAGGGGGCTGTTTTGGAAGGGCGGGCGTTTTTATTCATCCTTTAGCCAGGGAGGATAAAATGGATATTTTAAAAACCTTTGGCGGTCCCTTTGTTCCCGCGAAAAACAACCTTCTTCGCACCTTAAGCATCGACCTGGGCACCACCAACTCCACCATTGCGGAAAGCGTCTGCGTGCCGGGCTACCCACCCATGTGCAAGGTCCTTAAAATCACCCAGCCCCTGGAAAACGGGGATACCGTCACCAGCGCCCTGGTGCCGTCGGTTGTGGCGTTTCTGGAAGACGAAGAAAACAGCACGGTGCTGGTGGGCGAAGGCGCAAAACAGCTCCGCTGCGAAATGGACACCCTGGAACTGGTGACAGGAGAAAACTTCTTCCACGACACCAAAAATGACATGGGCTTAAACAAAACCTATGCCCTGGCCCCGGCCTTTCTCAACCACGCCCACAAGGTGGCCGGGCATGTTCTCTCCTTTCTGGTGGAGGCCGCCGAACAGGGCGCCGTAGCCCCCTACCAGGTCCTTACCGTCACCGTGCCCGCCTCGTTTCAGATCAACCAGAGAAACGACACCCTGCGGGCCGCCCGCATGGACAACCTTCACCTGGAGGCCTGCGACCTGATGGAAGAGCCCACCGCTGCCCTGGTGGATTTTCTGATGTCCGACCAGCGGCGCTTTTCCCTGCCCCGCGAGGGCAAGGCCACCTGCCTGGTTTTTGACTTCGGCGGCGGCACCTGCGACGTGTCGGTGATTGCCGTGTCCGGCAACGGCCCGAACAGGCCCCTTTCCGTAAGCGAGCTTTCCGTGTCCCGCTATCACCGCCTGGGCGGCGGCGACATCGACGCCGCCATTGTTCACGAGGTGCTGATCCCGGCCCTGGCCGAAGAGAATGTTTTCGATCTTTCCGACCTGACCTGGGAAAACAAAAAACTGGAACTCGAACCCCGGTTGCTGGCCACGGCCGAAACCCTGAAAATCGATCTGTGCCGCAAAATCCGCCGGTCCATTGACCAGTGCGAATATGCCGAGGTCAACCAGGCCATGTTTGGGGTCACGGCCCCGGCGATTACCTGCTGGATCAACAATGACGAGGAGGGCCTGGACTTCTCCGCCCCCTCCCTGTCCGCGGCCCAGTTTGAAAAGCTGCTGGAACCCTTTTTAGACACCGACTTTCTCTATGCCCGGGAGACCGAATACCGGCTGACCCAGTCCATCTTTTCCCCCATTGAAGACGCCCTGGACCGGGCCGGCATCAGCCCGAAAGAGGTGGACTTCTGCCTGCTTTCCGGCGGCAGCATCCTGATTCCGCAGGTGCGGGCCGCGATGGAATCCTATTTCGGCAAAAACAAAACAGGCGGTTTTGACGACCCGGAACAGATTCAGACCGCCGTGGCCCGGGGCGCGGCATGGAACACCATCTTCAAGGCCGTCACCGGCCGGCCCCTGGTACGGCCCGTGCTGCACGACGGCATCGACCTGGAGACCAACGACGGCAGCCGCTACCCCCTGGTGGACCCCGGCACGCCCCTGCCCTTTCCATCGGACGACACCTGGCAGCGCCTGGACCTGGAAGTTCCTCCCGCCGACCGGCTCTTGGTCGATCAGCTCCGCATTCGCCTGATATCCCACACCGACGGCCGCCACCTGTTAAACGAAATCTGGAACCTGCCCACCGCTGCCTGCGCCGGCGCCGGGATCCTTCTGGAATACCGGGTCACCGCCGGCAAGCAGTTCGAGTGCCGGGCCTTCTTAAAGTCCTCCCCAAAGGCCGTGTTTGCACAGGCCGTTGAAAACCCCCTGGTCAACGTGGTCAACCCCGGCGCCACCCGCCTGAAAATCGAAGAAACCGAGGAAAAGCTTCGCCTCTGCTTCGGCGGCACCGAGAAAAACGTCGACGACTATGTAAACCTGGCCAGGTGGTACGAGGAACTGAACCAGAAGGAAAAGGCCATCCACTGCCTGCACACCGCACTGCGAAAGAAAAACCGGCCCAGCTCCTATATCTCCAACCTCATGGGCATTTACTATGAAGACCTGAAAGACCACCAGCGCGCCGAAAAGGCCTACCTGGAAGCCATAAAGGATGACCGGGACTGGAGCAGCCCGGCGTTCAACCTGGCCCTGCTCTACCGCAACACCAAACGCCATGACGAGGCCCTGGCCATGCTGGACCAGGCCATAGAAAAAGACGACGAGGACCGTGCCCCGTGCCTCGCCCTGAAAGCCACGGTCTTAAACCGGATGGACCGCAAATCCGAGGCAAACGAAACCGCCGTCCAGGCGTTAAATGCCTTTTCCCCCTTCCCCAAACTGGATAACTGGGCCCTGGGCTGGTACGAAACCACGGCCCGCCTGGTAAAAGACGACAAGGCCCTTGCCGCCGCCGAAGCCGAACGCAAGCGCCGCAAACACAATCCCGACACCGAACCGGACGACACCACCCCCCGGCCCGTGGTCAAAAACAACATCATCCTTTTCCAGCGAGTCAACGCCGCATGACAGCACCTGCTTGTAATACACCTGTAGCTCCCGTTTGTAGTGTGCCCGTAAGGGCATTTATAAAAATTGCCCCATTACCTTGTCCGTCATTGCCCGGCTTGACCCCTTTGTCGTCATTGCCCGGCTTGACCGGGCAATCCAGAATAAAATTGACCCATTACATTATCCGTCATTGCGAGGAGCGCAGCGACGAAGCAATCCCCTCCGCCCCTATCCGTCATTGCGAGGAGCGCAGCGACGAAGCAATCCCCTCCGCCCCTATCCGTCATTGCGAGGAGCGCAGCGACGAAGCAATCCCAACCTCAACCCCCCAAAACCATTAAAACACAAAAGGCACCCCATCATGACCCCCATCATACCCATCAAAGCCTTTGAAAAACGCCGCCGCCACCTGAAACGATACCCCTCCATCTACCGGCCCGTAACATTCAGAAAGGTACTAAAATTCCAGATACGATACCCCCAGCAGCAGGAAAATTGGCTGATTGCCCCCAGACTCATACACGGCAAAAAAGGAGACTACCCGACCTTTGAAGAATAACCCGG includes these proteins:
- a CDS encoding Hsp70 family protein, with the translated sequence MDILKTFGGPFVPAKNNLLRTLSIDLGTTNSTIAESVCVPGYPPMCKVLKITQPLENGDTVTSALVPSVVAFLEDEENSTVLVGEGAKQLRCEMDTLELVTGENFFHDTKNDMGLNKTYALAPAFLNHAHKVAGHVLSFLVEAAEQGAVAPYQVLTVTVPASFQINQRNDTLRAARMDNLHLEACDLMEEPTAALVDFLMSDQRRFSLPREGKATCLVFDFGGGTCDVSVIAVSGNGPNRPLSVSELSVSRYHRLGGGDIDAAIVHEVLIPALAEENVFDLSDLTWENKKLELEPRLLATAETLKIDLCRKIRRSIDQCEYAEVNQAMFGVTAPAITCWINNDEEGLDFSAPSLSAAQFEKLLEPFLDTDFLYARETEYRLTQSIFSPIEDALDRAGISPKEVDFCLLSGGSILIPQVRAAMESYFGKNKTGGFDDPEQIQTAVARGAAWNTIFKAVTGRPLVRPVLHDGIDLETNDGSRYPLVDPGTPLPFPSDDTWQRLDLEVPPADRLLVDQLRIRLISHTDGRHLLNEIWNLPTAACAGAGILLEYRVTAGKQFECRAFLKSSPKAVFAQAVENPLVNVVNPGATRLKIEETEEKLRLCFGGTEKNVDDYVNLARWYEELNQKEKAIHCLHTALRKKNRPSSYISNLMGIYYEDLKDHQRAEKAYLEAIKDDRDWSSPAFNLALLYRNTKRHDEALAMLDQAIEKDDEDRAPCLALKATVLNRMDRKSEANETAVQALNAFSPFPKLDNWALGWYETTARLVKDDKALAAAEAERKRRKHNPDTEPDDTTPRPVVKNNIILFQRVNAA
- a CDS encoding helix-turn-helix domain-containing protein — protein: MIQKTTDLTFIGRNIRKLRRQRGWTISRLAGEIGMAEIPLGRIERGGNAPSAAVIFQLSRALGVSVDTLFAEDESDLLAERVKTPGTGFVPARSVEHLPPSILTPIYEVIDAICSLEDICRAHKRAKIPLNISFETNQRGLQDLSEAARNHMGIGRGVVFDYIELFEAMGFRVIFLPLPKETPSMTFYDMENSNAFFFIRHKQNPERQIFHLAYGLGRIFFLRQARHTGANPFPSDDDARTEEMPPAEKEGKKTLTMHRAGRKFAAFFLMPEQAIRATVNQLGIQNKQWSWELLLRIKHRFGVSAQAFLFRLKELDLITGKLHDRFSKQIEDHYKKTGYAEPDSSRRILTPNGRVWDLVLTARQHAEAKAEVARIEETLNQWKVVKV
- a CDS encoding DUF190 domain-containing protein, producing the protein MLNYKAIEIFTSESARHQGRPLTETVVEYVRGLKIAARCIVTRGIAGCYESGETATTRFELLSFNMPVRIYIVMPSTQTDRVLDGLNDMVTDGIVAIHDLNVVAHRTRNAFFPRQLSVRDVMTADPRSVTSETPLDEVTRLLLSSIFTGVPVVDKKGRPVGVITQGDLIRKGGLPLRLGLLAESDQDRMKSVLSQMAGRQAEQVMTGPAVTIAEDRPLAEAVDLMISRNFKRLPVTDKEGRLCGMVSRLDIFRTVMREAPDWNAFRSQKVDVTHLKQVADIARRDTHTVSPDTPVADVLRLIGDNDIQRVAVVDAENNLLGLISDKDLLRCFAQKQSGIWGLLSRVGSAFKHDEADTCLAGATAGTVMNTELITVKEEMLIEEAIGLMVERGLKRLPVVDAEGRFAGMISRDSLLRTGFGAGM